The following are from one region of the Ictalurus furcatus strain D&B chromosome 11, Billie_1.0, whole genome shotgun sequence genome:
- the dctn2 gene encoding dynactin subunit 2 produces MADPKYANLPGIASNEPDVYETSDLPEDDQAQFESEELCSDSVERIVVNPNAAYDKFKDKRVGTKGLDFSDRISKSRRVGYESGDYELLGEGCGVKETPQQKYQRLVNEIQELTEEVEHIQTSTKESSAEERLTPVVLAQQAAQLKQQLVSAHLDSLLGPNAHINLADPDGALAKRLMTQLEVARGVRSSAGGEGKSAAPKGPDGVVLYELHSRPEHEKFTESAKIAELERRLADLETAVGSGLDKQGPLSAGLQGASLVETMELLQARVSALDAATLDQVEARLQSVLGKMNEIAKHKAAIEDAETQNKVTQLYDVVQKWDAMATSLPQVVQRLIAVKELHEQAMQFGQLLAHLDTTQQMINNSLKDNSTLLTQVQQTMKENLVSVEENFAALDQRMKKLSK; encoded by the exons ATGGCCGACCCGAAGTACGCCAACCTGCCGGGCATC gCCTCTAACGAGCCGGATGTGTATGAGACCAGCGACCTGCCTGAGGACGACCAGGCGCAGTTTGAGTCG GAAGAGCTGTGCAGTGACAGTGTGGAGCGGATTGTTGTCAATCCCAACGCTGCCTACGACAAGTTCAAAGACAAGCGTGTCGGCACTAAGGGCCTGG ATTTCTCGGACCGCATCAGCAAGAGTCGCAGAGTCGGCTATGAGTCTGGAGACTATGAGCTT CTGGGTGAAGGGTGTGGGGTTAAGGAGACTCCTCAGCAGAAGTACCAGCGGCTCGTTAATGAGATTCAGGAGCTCACAGAGGAAGTGGAACACATTCAG ACCAGTACTAAAGAGAGCAGTGCAGAGGAGCGCCTAACGCCGGTGGTTCTGGCTCAGCAGGCGGCCCAGCTCAAACAGCAGCTGGTCTCAGCCCACCTGGACTCCTTGCTGGGCCCAAACGCCCACATCAACTTGGCTGACCCAGATGGAGCTCTTGCCAA gcGGTTGATGACTCAGTTGGAAGTGGCACGGGGTGTGCGTAGCAGTGCTGGGGGAGAGGGGAAATCAGCAGCACCCAAAGGCCCGGATGGAGTTGTGCTGTATGAACTCCACAGCCGGCCTGAACACGAGAAGTTCACAGAGTCTGCCAAG ATCGCGGAGTTGGAGAGGAGGTTGGCGGACCTGGAGACTGCAGTAGGTTCTGGATTAGATAAGCAG GGTCCCCTCAGTGCTGGACTACAAGGTGCCAGTCTAGTG GAGACTATGGAGCTGCTGCAGGCTCGTGTCAGTGCTCTGGATGCTGCCACTCTGGACCAGGTTGAAGCCAGACTACAG AGTGTTTTGGGGAAGATGAATGAAATAGCAAAACACAAGGCAGCGATTGAAGATGCAGAAACCCAAAACAAG GTGACACAGCTGTACGATGTGGTGCAGAAGTGGGATGCCATGgcaacctccctccctcaggtgGTCCAGAGACTGATAGCTGTGAAAGAGCTACACGAGCAAG CCATGCAGTTTGGGCAGCTGCTGGCCCATCTGGACACCACACAGCAGATGATCAACAACTCACTGAAGGACAACAGCACACTGCTCACCCAG GTGCAGCAGACCATGAAAGAGAACTTGGTTTCGGTAGAAGAGAACTTTGCTGCTTTGGACCAGAGGATGAAGAAACTCTCCAAATaa